A DNA window from Ostrea edulis chromosome 5, xbOstEdul1.1, whole genome shotgun sequence contains the following coding sequences:
- the LOC125652155 gene encoding NACHT domain- and WD repeat-containing protein 1-like, protein MKKTRNFGAVSSSKTTKSSNQPAAKSESHKVCAASKAPNATGDKPKTLLKSRINFSEASKAAKPSRTSLGSSQTKTTERNSKGRPQQESKEKVKLALSNKPELDNLYSQIKQYLEENKFATKSQNVDSRDNHKHSQSSTHFVLLGDVTKPLPHTSKVVRVFTSSTFTDTMLERNMLLEKTFPRIKLFCQARGYDFQVVDMRWGVRDESTDDHMGTELCLKELTKCRDMSTGPFFVTLLSHKYGYCSLPREIEASEFEKLLKCVRDKSSIALLEKWYIRDDNSVPTVYVLQSISQNLPDFLSPEIEKKLAAKSKWWEDNDAMQGVLYAAAVKALGEKGAEKYVISVTEKELKAGLLDTTNPNKHCLWFKRNIRGIEQAEPSKLVSRFTECLGTPEKIKKSKAMIADLKEKKIPKILSSENICTYDIDWTDKGIDPDNGQHMAYLKKMTADFEKHVCQLIEKGIQEREQGKNDVLFEECLQHLRFAHSKSQNFHGRVDDMKKIEQYLHFGADVPLVVHGESGSGKTSIMAQTAMMTGSTAQDTVVVIRFIGTTPRSSNINSLLKSICHQIKNVYGDTSVTSEDPKELVYEFQRCLQDLPTKDKELIILLDSMDQLDPAHQGRQLGWMPTNIPKHVKFIVSTLEDEKYECFPAIRFLYRSSKNYIAVEKLPEGDVKCIVDSWLKEKNRTLTEFQKELLFRSFDQCPLPLNLKLSFDEACKWTSFATRDSTRLQMTIRASINRLFFRLERMHGELFVSRALGYMTAAKSGLSEGEMEDILACDDDVLNDVYTYWTPPLRRLPPLLLLRLKADLREYIVERGADGLTVIYWYHRQFVQAAIERYCQNTQILHETLADFFSGKWSNGNKKTCKDKSEKTLEEDRFVSAQPLMFGSKFNLRKLNNLPYHRVKAHQMELAKKECLCNFKFMFCKLLATSCSNLLSDYTLATEEANDKDISLIRDTLQLSEHALIFDKMQLVPQLTDRLSTEKTAASFLSQIKDYPFSYLLTHYSTLMKPGGSLVFSLSGHATELIAVDMKQDGCTAVTCAKHPDSSIRLWDVKNGKLIKSIENIAQRAIRIFFISNDNIILVHLYHKFVALRETGEVVYTIPTASERVLFCPASKGRDIFLVFQNNTIECYDAQSGKKTDTITCPEGVRFSETGVAVGSKSLVAATVEPREKFIVFDLMTRKVSLYDVPYPDEVNRRHIIKSLAIMPNERHIIFSIRFNNDIRILDTSTMKEDRLIKGDRGDFTLGQFLLSPDGTELFYQVAQGICVWDLAKEQFKRTFLHPGYVLGLASTDWKTMVTISNDPIVRVWDLTKKMKNVTQTKVPNLAHMYDYNSVSNPRYLLGLAQLKGQNEDYAVVSIDLATRDLIRKCQLDEKPRLFDVLNDREVILCSSDRKLKVLDVDKMEVKRSFQGKMFQHIPFTPYGYLEIAILKERGELVTVTKGRKHFKIYDISSGRTKSIVRCTSEDDYRLTGLTACHDGSIVIAHSTAHRFYVLDTVNSKLLAVIGETDFKCLKLYEFVHVTSSGNMALFFPNFVMDGGWSFQLYKIREGKVGVKLTDNGYPESLTHEAKRFAVPNARCIEDWGFVTSYLDNLIRIWDSEKGIILHRLGGHVVPVTIPPLKRGGKYFITHSRLREENAIRVWDIKTMQCVASYKHDGSENSLTDYCGDLKSFYSLRFSPVHVNHLSLKGLGCDVDLATCPELYKGTGNKTIDLSVPTPHADDVKDPDDDPDEEDEFDED, encoded by the exons ctCAAAGACAACGAAGTCAAGCAATCAACCTGCAGCAAAGTCAGAATCTCACAAAGTATGTGCTGCTTCAAAAGCACCAAATGCCACAGGTGACAAACCCAAAACACTGCTAAAATCTCGGATAAATTTCTCCGAGGCCAGCAAAGCTGCAAAACCCTCCAGAACTTCATTGGGATCTTCACAAACGAAAACTACAGAAAGAAATTCAAAAGGACGTCCACAGCAAGAGTCCAAGGAAAAAGTGAAATTGGCTTTATCCAATAAACCTGAATTAGACAATCTTTATAGCCAGATCAAACAATATCTAGAGGAAAATAAGTTTGCCACAAAGTCACAGAATGTGGATTCAAGAGACAATCACAAACACTCCCAATCATCCactcattttgttttacttgGTGATGTCACCAAACCACTACCTCATACGTCTAAAGTAGTCCGCGTGTTCACAAGCAGCACATTCACAG ACACGATGCTGGAACGGAACATGCTTCTAGAGAAGACGTTCCCCCGGATAAAGTTGTTCTGTCAGGCCCGAGGGTACGACTTCCAGGTAGTAGACATGAGGTGGGGGGTCAGGGATGAGTCCACAGATGACCATATGGGAACAGAGCTGTGTTTAAAGGAGCTCACCAAATGCCGAGACATGTCTACAGGTCCGTTCTTCGTG ACTTTGCTGTCACACAAATACGGATATTGCTCACTGCCACGAGAAATAGAAGCATCGGAGTTCGAGAAACTTTTGAAATGTGTCAGAGACAAGAGTAGCATTGCACTGTTAGAAAA ATGGTACATCAGGGACGATAACTCTGTACCCACGGTTTATGTTCTACAATCTATAAGCCAAAACTTACCAGATTTCCTGTCAccagaaattgaaaaaaaattagcGGCCAAGTCCAAATGGTGGGAGGATAATGATGCCATGCAAGGTGTGCTATATGCAGCTGCTGTAAAAGCGCTAGGAGAAAAGGGGGCGGAGAAATACGTCATATCCG tTACTGAAAAGGAACTTAAAGCGGGACTATTGGATACAACAAACCCAAACAAACATTGTTTATGGTTCAAACGAAACATACGAGGAATCGAACAAGCCGAACCTTCCAAACTTGTATCAAGGTTTACAG AATGCCTGGGAACGCCAGAGAAAATTAAGAAGTCTAAGGCCATGATCGCTGATCTAAAGGAGAAGAAAATTCCAAAGATTCTCTCATCTGAAAACATTTGCACGTATGATATTGACTGGACAGATaaag GTATTGATCCAGATAATGGTCAGCACATGGCATACTTGAAAAAAATGACCGCAGACTTTGAGAAGCATGTTTGTCAACTAATTGAGAAAGGTATTCAGGAAAGAGAACAAGGCAAAAATGATGTTCTATTTGAAGAATGTCTACAACATCTCAGATTTGCTCATTCGAAATCGCAAAATTTTCATGGCCGTGTTGATGATATGAAG AAAATAGAACAATACCTACATTTCGGTGCCGATGTGCCTTTGGTAGTGCATGGCGAATCCGGCTCCGGTAAGACGTCCATTATGGCCCAGACAGCCATGATGACGGGCTCTACAGCACAGGACACTGTGGTTGTAATTAG ATTTATTGGGACTACTCCTAGAAGTTCAAATATCAATTCTTTGCTGAAAAGCATTTGCCATCAGATCAAAAACGTGTACGGCGACACCTCAGTGACGTCAGAG GACCCCAAAGAGCTTGTATATGAGTTTCAAAGATGTTTGCAAGACCTACCGACAAAAGACAAAGAGCTCATTATCTTGTTAGATTCAATGGATCAGCTAGATCCAGCTCATCAAGGTCGTCAGCTTGGATGGATGCCAACCAATATTCCAAAACATGTCAAATTCATCGTATCAACTCTTGAAGATGAGAAATATGAATGTTTTCCTGCTATTAGGTTCTTATACCGGTCATCAAAAAATTACATTGCAGTAGAGAAACTACCGGAAGGTGATGTAAAATGCATTGTTGACTCTTggttgaaagaaaaaaaccGGACACTAACGGAATTCCAGAAAGAGTTGCTGTTCCGATCATTTGACCAGTGCCCTCTTCCTCTCAATTTGAAGTTATCTTTCGATGAAGCCTGCAAATGGACATCTTTTGCAACGCGGGACTCCACCAGGCTTCAAATGACAATACGTGCTAGCATCAATCGCCTCTTTTTCCGGTTAGAAAGAATGCATGGTGAATTGTTTGTATCCAGAGCACTTGGTTACATGACAGCAG CAAAAAGTGGCCTCTCTGAAGGTGAAATGGAGGACATTTTAGCTTGTGATGATGACGTACTTAATGACGTATATACGTACTGGACGCCTCCCCTTCGTCGTCTTCCGCCTTTACTACTCCTTAGACTAAAGGCAGATTTGAGAGAATACATTG TTGAGCGAGGTGCTGATGGGCTGACCGTAATCTACTGGTATCACAGACAGTTTGTACAGGCTGCCATAGAGCGCTACTGCCAGAACACGCAGATTTTACATGAGACACTAGCTGACTTCTTCAGTGGAAAGTGGTCCAACG GGAATAAAAAAACCTGCAAGGACAAGTCCGAGAAAACTCTGGAGGAGGACCGCTTTGTTTCAGCGCAGCCTCTAATGTTTGGTAGTAAATTTAATCTACGCAAATTAAATAACCTACCATATCACAGAGTCAAGGCACATCAGATGGAGCTTGCCAAAAAGGAGTGCTTATGCAACTTCAAATTCATGTTCTGCAAACTTCTAGCTACTTCTTGCAG TAACCTATTGTCGGACTACACTCTTGCTACAGAGGAAGCAAATGACAAAGACATCAGCCTTATAAGAGACACTCTACAATTGTCAGAGCATGCGCTGATCTTTGATAAAATGCAGCTTGTTCCACAATTAACTGACAGGTTATCAACAGAAAAG ACTGCTGCCTCGTTCCTGTCCCAGATAAAAGACTACCCATTCAGCTACTTACTGACCCACTACAGTACACTGATGAAGCCGGGGGGCTCTTTGGTTTTCTCTCTGTCGGGTCACGCTACGGAGTTGATAGCCGTAGATATGAAACAAGATGGTTGTACTGCCGTTACGT GTGCAAAGCATCCGGATAGTAGCATTAGACTTTGGGATgtcaaaaatggaaaacttaTAAAATCGATTGAAAACATCGCTCAAAGAGCCATCAGAATTTTCTTCATATCTAACGACAACATAATCTTAGTCCATCTCTACCATAAATTTGTGGCTCTCAGAGAAACTGGGGAAGTGGTTTACACGATACCTACCGCAAGTGAAAGGGTTCTTTTCTGTCCAGCGAGTAAGGGACGAGATATCTTCCTTGTTTTCCAAAATAATACCATAGAGTGTTATGACGCTCAGTCTGGCAAGAAGACTGATACAATCACGTGTCCGGAAGGAGTCCGATTTAGCGAGACGGGTGTCGCAGTTG GTTCCAAGTCCTTAGTGGCAGCTACAGTAGAACCACGAGAGAAGTTCATAGTCTTTGATTTGATGACAAGAAAGGTTTCACTGTATGACGTTCCCTATCCAGACGAGGTCAATAGACGGCATATCATTAAGTCATTGGCCATAATGCCGAATGAAAGACATATCATCTTCTCTATCCGGTTCAATAATGACATCCGGATCCTCGACACATCTACCATGAAGGAGGATAGATTAATTAAAG GTGACCGAGGAGACTTCACTCTAGGACAGTTTCTTCTCTCCCCTGACGGCACGGAACTATTCTATCAAGTGGCCCAGGGTATTTGTGTATGGGACCTAGCAAAGGAACAGTTTAAACGG ACATTCCTGCATCCTGGTTACGTTCTTGGTTTAGCGTCTACAGATTGGAAAACCATGGTGACAATTTCCAATGATCCGATCGTGAGAGTATGGGATCTTAccaagaaaatgaaaaatgtcacCCAAACCAAAGTTCCAAATCTAGCTCATATGTA TGATTACAATTCTGTGTCCAATCCACGATATTTACTGGGGCTTGCTCAGTTAAAGGGACAGAATGAGGATTATGCAGTTGTTTCCATTGATTTGGCAACCAGAGATTTGATCAGAAAATGTCAATTG GATGAAAAACCGCGATTATTCGACGTTTTGAATGACAGGGAAGTTATATTATGTTCATCAGACCGGAAACTTAAAGTTCTTGATGTAGACAAAATGGAGGTGAAGAGAAGTTTCCAGGGGAAAATGTTTCAACACATTCCATTCACACCATATGGATACCTGGAAATTGCTATCTTGAAAGAAAGAGGAG AACTCGTTACGGTGACGAAGGGGAGAAAACACTTCAAAATATACGATATCAGTAGTGGAAGAACAAAATCAATAGTCAGATGTACATCCGAGGACGACTACAGATTGACAGGATTAACA GCTTGTCATGATGGTTCCATCGTCATTGCTCACAGCACCGCCCATAGGTTTTACGTTCTGGACACTGTAAACAGCAAATTATTGGCTGTGATTGGAGAAACTGACTTCAAATGCCTAAAGCTGTATGAATTCGTACATGTTACTTCCTCTGGAAACATGGCACTGTTCTTTCCAAATTTTGTAATGGACGGTGGCTGGTCATTTCAGCTGTACAAAATTAGGGAAGGCAAAG TCGGTGTCAAGCTTACCGATAATGGTTATCCAGAGTCGCTGACCCACGAAGCGAAAAGATTCGCTGTTCCAAACGCAAGATGTATTGAGGACTGGGGCTTTGTGACGTCTTATCTTGATAATCTGATCAGAATTTGGGATTCTGAGAAAG gtatcattttacaTCGTTTGGGTGGCCATGTTGTTCCTGTGACGATACCGCCTTTGAAAAGAGGAGGGAAATATTTCATAACGCACAGCAGGCTACGAGAGGAAAACGCCATTCGAGTTTGGGATATAAAAACCATGCAATGTGTGGCGTCGTACAAACACGACGGATCT GAAAACAGTTTAACAGATTATTGTGGAGACCTCAAGTCCTTTTATTCACTTCGATTTTCCCCAGTACATGTGAACCATCTGTCGCTAAAAGGATTGGGTTGTGATGTAGATCTGGCAACATGTCCAGAATTATATAAGGGAACAG GAAACAAAACTATTGATCTTTCTGTACCTACACCTCATGCAGATGATGTTAAGGATCCAGATGATGACCCAGATGAGGAAGATGAATTCGACGAGGACTAG